Below is a genomic region from Thalassophryne amazonica chromosome 3, fThaAma1.1, whole genome shotgun sequence.
CCTTGATGTGATGCGTAATGCTGACGTCGTGACATCTcgtaaatgtttatttctcactagcttttatataatatatgcaaAACAACTTAGATTTACACATAAACGCCGCAGTTTCAGAGCGTTTTCTGCAATAGTGGAGGAGGAGTCAGACTGAGGCGACCCAGCACACATCACTGTACCTCTCTACTGTGATTGGCTGCCATTGTATGCTTCCCATAATGCTTCATGCAAGTCTGGGGAAGCCCTCATGTGATCTACTTCACTCTCTTCAACTGTATGGGTCTCAAACATAAGTACATCAAGTCTGTCTTTTCTTCTGAAATTTTTACCTTGAGGGGAactttttatacattttttttctgcacaaCGTGAATTTTGAATTTTAATCATATTGGTAACGTCATATTATAAATCCCCTACTTAAAGgctaataaaattatagtggtaccAGTGAGAATTCtatttatgccttaaatcttaaaaagctcagtGGCCCTATACTTTGAAGCAACTGTAAAACTACTGTAAATTCAGCTCTGATATTTCGGGTTCTGACAGATATGGGTGAGAACCAGTGAACCTCGCATTTTGGATCAGGTTggcatttttaaaatgtaaaatttcCTCCAATTAGCAAGGAAAGTGTAGGCTTAACGGAGTCGATAACTCAGTGAGGGACCAAGTAGGTGCACAAAATTTCAGTAATTGCAAAAACTGATAAATATTCAGATAAGAAATTTTGTATTGACAGACAAAGGGTGAACTTTCTATTATAAGAAATGTTAGTATCTCTTATCATGCAAAATgaccataaaataaaaatacatagaCTCAGTTCATTtttgtttgttgcttgttttttgtgTCTTTTAAACAGCACTGAATATGAGAGTCTCTACCTCAATTTCATTGTATTTGTGCAATGACAATGAAagatattctgattctgataggcCTTCAAGTTGCCTGTGAAGCTTTGTTGCTAATTGCAGGGTCCTAATGGCCAATAAGGCCACTTTGTTTTGTTGGACTTTGTAAAATAATGTCCACTAGACtaaaatagttttgagtttaagcacccaaCTGGACTCTATTCCAGAAAGTAATAACCTCAGGTTttatatgacacacacacacacacacacacacacacctgtctatacatGCACCTCTGATGTAATTTATTCTATGTTAATGGGAATTGGTGGAATAAGGAGGATGTGCACATCCATCACATTAGTGCATGTTAGGCCAGGTACAAGCAAGCGCTGCCCAGCAGAAAGGCTTTTAAAAAAAGTGAAAGAATCATTGTTGGCTTGGACCTGGTCAATGTCTACTCCCTGTGTTTTCGCCTCTTCCAACAAACCAGCATCAGTAATGGCCCCTGCAGCTTCAGTAGGTCCATCTTGTCCATCGGTTCCACCACTAAGGAAGACTGGACCTTTTGGTGGCAGCTCCAGGTCTCTCAGCTCTATTCCCACTCGCAGAGCCAGCTCCTGGTTTCGACCACCTCGACCCTTGCCAGTTAGCACCACAGTGGGCTCACCTCCAGCTAGCAGACAAGTAGCGCCCCATCCTTCTTTACGGCCTTCACCCAAGACTTGCATGGTACGGGACAAGTCCCAAGACTTTACACCAACATCTAGCCCCAAATTCAATAACTTAGTAGTAAGCTCAGGAGGAGGTTCTTCTCGAGAACAGGCAAAGTGGGCTAGGAGGCCATAAAGATGACACACTGACCTTACATCCCCACACACTCCTGGTGACATGATAACGGGGCGAAATCCTAGCTCTCGTGCTTGGCGACTAGCACTCTTGAGGGCAGTGCTGTTGGAGCCAATCACAACATTAACAGCATTCGGTGCTTTATCTGATTTATCCTTGTGCTCCTCTGTGGTTGTTTGGCTTTGTCTCCCAAGGACCTGCTTTACTGAGGCTGGTAGAGAGGTCAACATCTTGTAGTGTTCAAACACAGATAATACTTTCTCAGGCTCCACCTCATATGGCACAGTGGGGCCACTGGCTATCAAGTCAAGGGGATCCCCAATCACATCGGACAAAATGAGCGTGACAACCTGTGAAGTGGTAAGAGAAGTGACATTCCGACAAgtcttattctaatccaattacatttttttctgcaaatctgattgattaatcgtgtgagatttcagaccgtaaaaTTTTGGGGTAAcgatggcaaaatattcgactcacatttggatgtattactccgcgccctgaccaatgttgtgacgagatgtcattcctgttgacaGGCCAGCCCTCCGCGCAACTGTGCATGCACAATACTGTCGGGACGCGGAACTGAGATATACAAGatacacaatttgacagaacaccagctgcgctcactgttatgcagatgtcataatggtgctgttagctgagagcgagagaaagtcacgtactGACGCCaccgccaaaatgggtgaatttaagatacgaTACGTAAGTATTGAtatggattctgacacagaattaccgtttcacatttgatgaatttgatagattttcacatttgatgtattactccgtgccctgaccagtgttctgacgagatgtcaatCCTGTTGATAGGCCAGCCCTCCGCGCAACTgagcatgcgcaatattgtcgggacgcggaactgtcaatttatgcgacgagacacacaatttgacagaacaccggctgcgcgTGCTGGTACGCAGATGTCATATTGGCGCTGaaagcgagagaaagtcgcgtaccgccGCCGCCACCAAAGTGGGTGAATTTGAGCTTTATTGGCAATGCCAATAAAGCTCAAA
It encodes:
- the glyctk gene encoding glycerate kinase, translated to MAHILSLLHLRPFLALAGQRNLTFCRMSLDSRAREIFAAAVEAVQPDIVVQRSIERREDTVHINGHKFTLKQNLYLVGFGKAVLGMAAEAERIMGDHLVKGIISVPHGIQQTLQQHGKHHLLLKENSRIKVMEGAKHNLPNGDSQKSAEAIKVLASGLTEKDLLLVLISGGGSALLPAPIPPVTLQEKLDITRRLAAAGATIQELNTVRRALSLLKGGGLARCAHPAQVVTLILSDVIGDPLDLIASGPTVPYEVEPEKVLSVFEHYKMLTSLPASVKQVLGRQSQTTTEEHKDKSDKAPNAVNVVIGSNSTALKSASRQARELGFRPVIMSPGVCGDVRSVCHLYGLLAHFACSREEPPPELTTKLLNLGLDVGVKSWDLSRTMQVLGEGRKEGWGATCLLAGGEPTVVLTGKGRGGRNQELALRVGIELRDLELPPKGPVFLSGGTDGQDGPTEAAGAITDAGLLEEAKTQGVDIDQVQANNDSFTFFKSLSAGQRLLVPGLTCTNVMDVHILLIPPIPINIE